GCAAGCCGGTTGGCAACATCATCCACCCGGGGCCGCATTTCAAAATCCCCTTTGTCCAGGACGTCAATCGCTTTGAAAGTCGTATCCTGAAGTGGGATGGAGACCCCAACCAGATTCCGACCAAGGACAAAAAGTTTATCTGGGTCGACACCACCGCGCGCTGGCGGATTAAAGATCCGCTGCAGTTTTTCAAAACTGTGGCCACCGAACGTGGTGCGCAAAGCCGCCTTGACGATATCATCGACTCGGTGGTCAGAGACGCGGTTTCCGGTCACCTGCTGGTGGAGTTGGTGCGCGGCAAGGACTACGTTCCCGATGGCGAAGAACATTTTGAAGTGGAAGGAAAGCGGGTCCTCCCTGAAGAAATGCTCGGTCGGGAAGAGATTCTCAGCAATATTCTGACCCAGGCCCGGGCCAGTACTCCGGAATACGGAATCGAACTGCTTGACGTGCAGATCAAGCGGATCAACTACGTCGAGCAGGTACGGACCCGCGTTTACGAGCGGATGATCAACGAACGCAAGAAAGTCGCCGCCCAATACCGCTCCGAGGGGGAAGGCGAAAAGGCTGAGATCCTCGGCCAGATGCAGCGTGAACTGAAGGAGATCACCTCCGAAGCCTATCGCAAGGCCCTGGAAGTTCGCGGCGCAGCAGATGCCAAAGCAGCCGCCATTTATGCCGAAGCCTATAACCAGGATAAGGAATTCTACAGTTTTCTGCGCACCTTGGAGTCTTACAAGAAAACTATCGGCCAAAACGGCAAGCTGGTCATTTCCACTGATTCCGACTATTACAAATATCTGCAGGACGCCAAATAAGCAGGCTCCCCAACAGGTTTACAGCGGGCTCTTGGCGTTAAAAAGAGCCCGCTTTTTCAACCACCCCCAGCCACTCGGCTCAGGTTCAAACAGCTTGGACTGCTGTGCCAGCTCAGCCAGCAGAACCCGGGCAGGAGTCAATGCGGTCACCAGCACGCGGCCACTACGGCTGATTTCGAAACTGCTGCCGGCGCGCAAGATATGGTCCCTGGAATCACCTTCCAGAGTGACCCAGCACAACCCTGCCCGGCAACAAATCCGTGTCCCGCAGAGATCGTTGCCCAGCTCAATCACTTCCTTGCTGTTCAGTAACAGTTCCATAAGGACGCTCCTTAAGTGATTATGGTCATTCAATTACAACGCAAATCCCTTTTCAGCGCCAGATACAGTAGACTATTATTGTAACCATCACAGAAACACCATTGCAAAACTGTACCCATCAAGGAAGCGTCGGACTGTATCTGTTGCAGGGTCAGCCCTCCTGATACAACAGAAAAAGACTCTTCTCCTTAACTAGTTGGCAGCCGGAAACTCCGGATGCCAACGCATAAGTTTTCAGATTGGAAACGAGCAATTTTTCGTTGTGGCAAGGAAATCAAGGGCTGATGCGGAGCCGTAGTTCTTTACGCCGCACAAATAAGCCCGCAGATTGACACCGCCACGGCGGAAAAGGGCCGTTTCCCGATGATAACTAACTATGGGAGCCGGATATGCTCATTCCCCAAGACCAGTGGCAACAAGAAGCGCCCCTTTACGAAAAAGTCGCCAGCCGCATCAGCTTCTTGATCGAGCAGGGCACCCTGCGCCCCGGTGATCGCATTCCATCGATCCGCAGTCTCAGCAAGCAACTGCAGGTCAGCATCAATACCGTGAAGGAGGCCTACAGCCAGCTGGAAGATCGCCGCTTGCTCGAGGCCCGCCCGCAATCGGGGTTCTATGTGCGCACCCGGTTGCCCAAACTGCCCAGCGAACCGGTGGTCGATCGCCCCTCCTTGAATAATCCGGCTCAGGTCAACTTGACCAATGCCTACGGGCTGGTCATGCGTGATCTGCTTGATCCTCAGCTGCTGCAGCTGGGCATTGCCACCCCGAACCATGAATTGCTGCCCACGGCAAGAATCAATCGAATGCTGGCTCGTGAAGTCAGGCGCAATCCGCGCATGGCGGTTTCCTATCAGCTGCCGCCTGGCAACCTGCGGCTGCGGCAACAGATCGCCCAGCGCCTGCTGGCCTCCAGTTGCGTTCTGTCGCCGGAGCAGATCGTCATCACCTCTGGCTGTGTCGAAGCGGTCAGTCTGTCCCTGCGGGCCCTTTGCAAGCCGGGCGATACCGTGGCCATCGAGACCCCCTTTTACTTTAATTTTTTGCAGCTGATTGAGGAACACAGCCTCAAGGCCCTGGAGATTCCAGCCTCTCCGCGCGGCGGTATCAGCCTGGAAGCCCTTGAGTACGCCCTGGAACGAAATCGCGGACTCATTAAAGCCTGCCTGGTGGTGACGAATTTCAACAACCCTCTCG
This genomic window from Pelobacter seleniigenes DSM 18267 contains:
- the hflC gene encoding protease modulator HflC, whose product is MKNGILVIVVVIALLVAQDGFFVVNEAEQAIVTQFGKPVGNIIHPGPHFKIPFVQDVNRFESRILKWDGDPNQIPTKDKKFIWVDTTARWRIKDPLQFFKTVATERGAQSRLDDIIDSVVRDAVSGHLLVELVRGKDYVPDGEEHFEVEGKRVLPEEMLGREEILSNILTQARASTPEYGIELLDVQIKRINYVEQVRTRVYERMINERKKVAAQYRSEGEGEKAEILGQMQRELKEITSEAYRKALEVRGAADAKAAAIYAEAYNQDKEFYSFLRTLESYKKTIGQNGKLVISTDSDYYKYLQDAK
- a CDS encoding DUF2917 domain-containing protein, whose protein sequence is MELLLNSKEVIELGNDLCGTRICCRAGLCWVTLEGDSRDHILRAGSSFEISRSGRVLVTALTPARVLLAELAQQSKLFEPEPSGWGWLKKRALFNAKSPL
- a CDS encoding PLP-dependent aminotransferase family protein, translating into MLIPQDQWQQEAPLYEKVASRISFLIEQGTLRPGDRIPSIRSLSKQLQVSINTVKEAYSQLEDRRLLEARPQSGFYVRTRLPKLPSEPVVDRPSLNNPAQVNLTNAYGLVMRDLLDPQLLQLGIATPNHELLPTARINRMLAREVRRNPRMAVSYQLPPGNLRLRQQIAQRLLASSCVLSPEQIVITSGCVEAVSLSLRALCKPGDTVAIETPFYFNFLQLIEEHSLKALEIPASPRGGISLEALEYALERNRGLIKACLVVTNFNNPLGSLMADEDKEKLVALLDANQVPLIEDDVYGDLPFSGERPTVAKTFDTTGNVLLCSSFSKTLAPGYRVGWVAAGRYQERIERAKMISGVATASPPQQAIAEFLANGGYDHHLRTLCRNYARQVAQMTDAIGRCFPPGTRVSRPQGGFLLWVEMPLGIDALHLYKLAKSCGISIAPGQLFSVEGKFSNCIRLNAAYWNPCVEAAIETVGRLALQLLQEGKQG